In Marivivens aquimaris, one genomic interval encodes:
- a CDS encoding ABC transporter ATP-binding protein, which translates to MKGSGLTEPETNARALFGWLWRRYLRKQTGGLMAAVFFMVLEGSMLGLLSWVMKPMFDNVFVQGQAGSLWFVAVAVLFIFTTRAVSTVGQRVLMKRVSEKAAAVIRLDLLRHLMRLDTSFHQVNPPGNLIERVQGDVQAIGTVWTSIVTGIARDGVAVLWLFGVAMYTDWRWTLAALIGIPILVLPSTLAQRYVRRKSKEARDVAAKMSTRLDEVFHGINQIKLNSLEDYQANRYNALVDARVRTEVKSALGQAAIPGLVDVMTGVGFMAVLIYGGAQIIEGEKTVGEFMSFFTAMALAFEPLRRLGNISGQLQQAAASIERVVTVFDAKPTLVSPAKPKPVPQEAPPIVFDDVSLAYGDFPVLRGATFTAEAGKTTALVGASGAGKSTVFNILTRLVEPQSGLVTVGGTRSQDFALEDLRGLYSVVTQDAALFDETLRENVLLGHDVPEDRLQEVLKAAHVADFVPRLPNGLDSPAGPRGSNLSGGQRQRVAIARALLRNTPVLLLDEATSALDTRSEVIVQQALENLSKGRTTLVIAHRLSTVRNADKIVVMDKGTVADQGTHDELLERGGIYADLYRLQFNSEN; encoded by the coding sequence ATGAAAGGAAGCGGTTTGACTGAACCCGAGACGAATGCACGCGCTCTGTTCGGCTGGCTCTGGCGCCGATATTTGAGGAAACAAACTGGCGGCCTGATGGCTGCCGTGTTCTTCATGGTGCTCGAAGGCTCGATGCTGGGCTTGCTGAGCTGGGTCATGAAGCCGATGTTCGACAACGTGTTTGTCCAAGGTCAGGCCGGTTCGCTCTGGTTCGTCGCGGTTGCGGTTCTGTTCATTTTCACCACCCGCGCGGTCAGTACCGTCGGGCAACGTGTCCTGATGAAGCGCGTGAGCGAGAAGGCAGCCGCTGTTATCCGCCTCGACCTTCTGCGCCATCTGATGCGCCTCGATACCTCTTTCCATCAGGTAAACCCTCCGGGCAATCTGATCGAGCGCGTGCAAGGCGATGTGCAAGCTATCGGTACGGTCTGGACCAGCATCGTCACCGGCATCGCGCGCGATGGCGTCGCGGTACTCTGGCTGTTCGGCGTTGCGATGTATACCGACTGGCGCTGGACCCTCGCAGCCCTGATCGGCATTCCCATCCTCGTGCTGCCCTCGACGCTGGCGCAGCGCTACGTGCGCCGCAAATCCAAAGAAGCCCGCGATGTCGCCGCCAAGATGTCGACCCGCCTTGACGAGGTGTTCCACGGCATCAACCAGATCAAGCTGAACTCGCTCGAGGACTACCAAGCCAACCGCTACAATGCGCTCGTCGATGCCCGCGTGCGGACCGAGGTTAAATCAGCGCTCGGTCAGGCGGCAATCCCCGGTCTGGTCGATGTGATGACAGGCGTCGGGTTCATGGCCGTGCTTATCTACGGCGGCGCCCAGATCATTGAGGGCGAAAAGACTGTTGGCGAGTTCATGTCGTTCTTCACCGCGATGGCGCTGGCGTTCGAGCCGCTCCGCCGCCTCGGCAATATTTCGGGTCAGTTGCAGCAGGCAGCGGCCAGCATCGAACGTGTCGTCACCGTTTTCGATGCGAAGCCAACCCTCGTATCGCCAGCGAAACCCAAACCCGTTCCGCAGGAAGCTCCGCCGATCGTCTTTGATGACGTAAGCCTGGCCTATGGCGATTTCCCCGTCCTGCGCGGCGCGACGTTCACTGCCGAGGCGGGCAAAACCACCGCTCTCGTTGGTGCGTCGGGCGCCGGCAAGTCCACCGTATTCAACATCCTCACGCGCCTTGTCGAACCGCAAAGCGGCCTCGTCACCGTCGGCGGCACACGCTCGCAGGACTTTGCGCTCGAAGACTTGCGCGGCCTTTATTCGGTCGTCACCCAAGACGCGGCGCTCTTCGATGAAACCCTTCGCGAAAACGTTCTGCTCGGCCACGATGTGCCCGAAGACCGTCTTCAGGAGGTGCTGAAAGCCGCCCATGTCGCCGACTTCGTTCCGCGCCTGCCCAACGGCCTCGACAGCCCTGCCGGTCCGCGCGGATCGAACCTCTCGGGTGGCCAACGCCAACGTGTCGCCATCGCCCGCGCTTTGCTGCGCAACACTCCCGTGCTGCTGCTCGACGAAGCGACCTCCGCCCTCGACACCCGCAGCGAAGTGATCGTCCAACAGGCGCTGGAAAACCTCTCCAAAGGCCGCACCACGCTCGTCATTGCCCACCGCCTTTCGACCGTGCGCAACGCCGACAAGATCGTGGTGATGGACAAGGGCACCGTGGCCGATCAGGGCACCCACGACGAACTGCTTGAACGCGGCGGCATCTATGCCGATCTTTACCGCCTGCAGTTCAACTCCGAGAACTGA
- a CDS encoding pyridoxal-phosphate-dependent aminotransferase family protein: MTLSNGRPYLAIPGPSVMPDSVLRALMRPAPNIYEGELHDLADGLVPDLKYVAGTEHFVAIYIGNGHAVWEAALCNVASRGDKVLVPVNGRFGHGWADMAQGLHLDVEMLEHGMEAAIDPARIEAALRADTGHKIRAVTLCHVDTSTGIRNDIPAIRRAMDASGHPALLMVDCIASLGCDVMKMDAWGVDVIVAASQKGLMTPPGLGFVWFNDKADAARNTADLASRYWDWRPRAAPDFFHQYWGGTAPTHHLYALRAALDLIRAEGLDHIWARHTQLAKMIWTAIQAWGQKGEMRLNMVDAAHRSHAVTSVHLGHNDADRLRHWCENEAGVTLGIGLGRTPDSAWFRIGHMGHVNAHMVLGVIATIDAGLKALQIPHGDGAVEAATRLLSA, encoded by the coding sequence ATGACACTTTCCAACGGCCGCCCCTATCTGGCCATTCCGGGCCCTTCGGTCATGCCTGACTCCGTCCTGCGTGCGTTGATGCGGCCAGCCCCGAATATTTACGAGGGCGAACTGCATGACCTCGCCGACGGGCTGGTTCCCGACCTGAAGTATGTCGCTGGCACCGAACATTTCGTGGCGATTTACATCGGTAACGGTCACGCTGTCTGGGAAGCGGCGCTATGCAATGTGGCCTCGCGCGGCGACAAGGTGCTGGTGCCTGTGAACGGTCGCTTCGGTCATGGTTGGGCCGACATGGCGCAGGGGCTGCACCTCGACGTCGAGATGCTGGAACACGGCATGGAAGCCGCCATCGATCCCGCCCGCATCGAAGCCGCCCTTCGCGCCGACACAGGTCACAAGATCCGCGCCGTTACGCTCTGCCATGTCGACACCTCGACCGGCATCCGCAACGACATCCCCGCGATCCGCCGCGCGATGGACGCGAGCGGTCACCCTGCCCTGCTGATGGTCGACTGCATCGCCTCCCTCGGCTGCGACGTGATGAAGATGGACGCATGGGGCGTAGACGTGATTGTCGCAGCGAGCCAGAAGGGTCTGATGACTCCTCCGGGCCTCGGTTTCGTCTGGTTCAACGACAAGGCCGACGCCGCCCGCAACACAGCCGATCTAGCCAGCCGCTATTGGGATTGGCGCCCGCGCGCGGCACCAGATTTTTTCCATCAGTATTGGGGCGGCACCGCGCCGACGCATCACCTTTATGCCCTCCGCGCCGCGCTGGACCTTATCCGCGCCGAAGGTCTGGACCACATCTGGGCGCGTCACACCCAGCTTGCCAAGATGATCTGGACCGCCATCCAAGCTTGGGGCCAGAAGGGCGAAATGCGCCTGAACATGGTCGACGCTGCGCACCGCAGTCATGCGGTAACGTCCGTCCACCTCGGCCACAACGACGCGGACCGTCTGCGCCACTGGTGCGAGAACGAAGCAGGCGTCACGCTCGGCATCGGTCTTGGCCGCACGCCTGACAGCGCATGGTTCCGCATCGGCCACATGGGCCACGTTAACGCGCATATGGTGCTGGGAGTGATTGCCACGATCGACGCGGGCCTCAAAGCTCTGCAAATCCCGCATGGCGACGGCGCTGTCGAAGCCGCCACGCGCCTGCTGTCTGCTTAA
- the efp gene encoding elongation factor P, which produces MPKINGNEIKIGNILEHDGGLWAAVKVSHVKPGKGGAFAQVEMKNLRTGSKLNERFRSEDKVEKVRLEQKDQQFLYETDGRLVFMDTETFEQVEIDAELLGERRPFLQDGMTATVEYHEEEALGVSIPQKVVCKVVETEPVVKGQTAANSYKPAILDNGVRIMVPPFIATDEDIIVNTDVIEYSERA; this is translated from the coding sequence ATCAAAATCGGCAACATCCTCGAGCATGACGGCGGCCTCTGGGCTGCAGTGAAAGTATCGCACGTCAAGCCCGGCAAGGGTGGCGCTTTCGCTCAGGTCGAGATGAAGAACCTGCGCACCGGCTCGAAACTGAACGAGCGCTTCCGTTCGGAAGACAAGGTGGAGAAAGTCCGCCTCGAGCAGAAAGACCAGCAGTTCCTTTATGAAACTGACGGCCGTCTCGTATTCATGGACACCGAAACCTTCGAGCAGGTCGAGATCGACGCCGAACTCCTCGGCGAACGTCGCCCGTTCCTTCAGGACGGCATGACCGCCACCGTCGAATACCACGAGGAAGAAGCTCTCGGTGTTTCGATCCCGCAGAAAGTCGTCTGCAAGGTCGTCGAGACCGAGCCGGTCGTCAAAGGCCAGACTGCTGCGAACTCCTACAAGCCGGCGATCCTCGACAATGGTGTCCGCATCATGGTGCCGCCGTTCATCGCGACCGACGAGGACATCATCGTCAACACCGACGTGATCGAATACTCCGAACGCGCCTGA
- a CDS encoding pyridoxal phosphate-dependent aminotransferase, which translates to MTNDPRLTPLAASLPATVPFVGPEARERLTGRPFVARLGANENAFGPSPWAIAAMRRAAMDSWKYGDSESHDLRSAIAEREGVSPENVMVGEGIDGLLGLLVRLLVGLGDNVVTSDGAYPTFNYHVAGFGGVLHRIPYTGDFEDPSRLIAKAKDVGAKLIYIANPDNPMGTVHDAVTVVRMVQAVPAGALLVLDEAYLEFADESVVPDIPIEDTRVIRMRTFSKAYGLAGARVGYALGPKSVISAFDRVRNHFGMSRMSQAGALAAYRDEEWLAHVRAEVILARRRIGEIAADNGLTVIPSSTNFVCIDCGRDGAFAKCVLDALDVRGIFVRMPFVAPQNRCIRVSCGTPEELDAFAEALPLALAEAAEG; encoded by the coding sequence ATGACCAATGATCCCCGACTGACACCGCTTGCTGCGTCGCTTCCCGCGACTGTTCCCTTTGTAGGACCTGAGGCCCGTGAGCGGCTAACGGGGCGGCCGTTCGTGGCGCGGCTTGGCGCAAACGAGAACGCGTTCGGTCCGTCGCCGTGGGCTATCGCCGCCATGCGGCGCGCTGCGATGGACAGCTGGAAATACGGGGACTCCGAGAGCCATGATCTGCGCAGCGCCATTGCCGAGCGCGAAGGGGTATCGCCCGAGAATGTGATGGTTGGCGAAGGTATCGACGGGTTGCTCGGGCTGTTGGTCAGGCTTCTCGTCGGGCTGGGCGACAATGTTGTGACGTCCGATGGCGCCTATCCGACGTTCAACTATCATGTCGCGGGCTTCGGCGGCGTTCTGCATAGGATCCCGTATACGGGTGATTTCGAGGATCCATCGCGCCTTATCGCCAAGGCAAAGGACGTTGGCGCAAAGCTGATCTATATTGCCAATCCGGATAACCCGATGGGCACCGTGCACGATGCGGTCACCGTTGTCCGTATGGTTCAGGCGGTGCCGGCAGGCGCGCTGCTGGTGCTCGACGAGGCGTATCTGGAGTTTGCGGACGAGAGCGTCGTGCCTGACATTCCGATCGAGGACACGCGGGTGATCCGGATGCGGACGTTTTCCAAGGCATACGGGCTGGCAGGGGCGCGTGTCGGGTATGCGCTGGGGCCGAAGTCGGTGATTTCTGCTTTCGATCGCGTGCGAAACCACTTCGGTATGAGCCGGATGAGCCAAGCGGGAGCGCTGGCCGCCTACCGCGATGAGGAATGGCTGGCCCATGTGCGGGCCGAGGTCATCTTGGCGCGGCGCCGGATCGGAGAGATCGCGGCAGACAACGGGCTAACGGTCATTCCGTCATCGACCAACTTTGTCTGCATTGACTGTGGGCGGGACGGCGCGTTTGCCAAGTGTGTGCTGGATGCACTCGATGTGCGGGGCATCTTTGTCAGGATGCCGTTCGTCGCGCCGCAAAACCGCTGCATCCGTGTGAGCTGCGGCACGCCCGAAGAGCTCGACGCCTTTGCGGAGGCGCTGCCTCTGGCACTTGCAGAGGCAGCGGAAGGTTAA
- the ygfZ gene encoding CAF17-like 4Fe-4S cluster assembly/insertion protein YgfZ, whose translation MSTRTILAVTGSDREKFLQGLVTNDVAKARGGIAYAALLTPQGKYLADFFMIGQEDRILIDVDTSLAPMLLQRLSMYKLRSNVQLEATDMPVARGTGDAPEGALIDPRDPAMGWRLYGSEGDDGTDWDALRVEHLIPETGRELGPDSYILEMGFERLNGVDFKKGCYVGQEVTARMKHKTELKKGLARVTLDAPVDAGTDLTSNDRPAGTVHTVSGNKALAYLRFDRAENLTAGTTPAKVD comes from the coding sequence ATGAGCACACGCACCATTCTGGCCGTCACCGGCAGCGACCGCGAAAAATTCCTGCAAGGCCTCGTGACCAATGACGTCGCAAAAGCGCGCGGCGGGATCGCCTATGCCGCGCTCCTGACGCCGCAGGGCAAATACCTCGCCGACTTCTTCATGATCGGTCAGGAGGATCGCATCCTGATCGACGTGGATACCTCGCTCGCGCCGATGCTGCTCCAGCGGCTGTCGATGTACAAACTCCGCTCCAATGTCCAACTTGAAGCCACTGACATGCCCGTCGCCCGCGGCACCGGAGACGCCCCCGAAGGCGCTCTGATCGACCCACGCGATCCCGCCATGGGCTGGCGCCTTTACGGCAGCGAAGGCGACGACGGCACCGACTGGGATGCGCTCCGCGTCGAGCACTTGATCCCCGAAACGGGCAGAGAACTCGGTCCCGACAGCTACATCCTCGAAATGGGCTTCGAGCGCCTGAACGGCGTCGACTTCAAGAAAGGCTGCTACGTCGGCCAGGAAGTCACCGCGCGGATGAAGCATAAAACCGAACTCAAAAAGGGCCTTGCCCGCGTCACCTTGGACGCCCCTGTCGACGCCGGCACAGACCTCACGTCGAACGACCGCCCCGCCGGAACGGTCCACACGGTCTCCGGAAATAAGGCGCTCGCCTACCTCCGCTTCGACCGCGCCGAAAACCTGACCGCAGGCACAACACCGGCCAAGGTCGACTGA